From the Flavobacterium galactosidilyticum genome, one window contains:
- the lon gene encoding endopeptidase La — protein MSNHKILTIDNLSLQEFDSEADLIPLLTPEDEEEMNNESLPELLAILPLRNMVLFPGVVIPITAGRDKSIKLINDANAAGKNIGVVAQINEEEEDPTRKDIHKIGTVARILRVLKMPDGNVTVILQGKKRFEIDSVVEELPYLTAKIKEVPEKRPKKNDSEFLAILDSVKELAIQIIKESPNIPSEATFAIKNIESQSFLINFVTSNMNLSVKEKQDLLAINKLKDRALETLRYMNIELQKLELKNDIQSKVRFDLDQQQREYFLHQQMKTIQEELGGVSQEEEMDEMLAKSLTKKWDDKTKMHFEKELSKMRRMNPQAPDFGIQRNYLELFLELPWNEYSKDNFDLKRAQKILDRDHFGLEEVKKRMIEHLAVLKLRNDMKSPIICLTGPPGVGKTSIGRSIAESLGREYVRISLGGLRDESEIRGHRKTYIGAMPGRIIQSLKKAGTSNPVFVLDEIDKLSNSHNGDPSSALLEVLDPEQNNSFYDNFLEMGYDLSKVMFIATSNNMAAIQPALQDRMEVIRMSGYTIEEKVEIARQHLFPRQLKEHGMTTKDLSIGKKQLEKIVEGYTRESGVRNLEAKIAQVIRNAAKSVAMEEEYNKKVTDENIIKILGAPRLGRDKYESNDVAGVVTGLAWTSVGGDILFIESLLSPGKGTMTITGNLGTVMKESATIALEYIKANSKLLGLDADIISKYNIHLHVPEGATPKDGPSAGIAMLTSLVSLFTQKRVKKNLAMTGEITLRGKVLPVGGIKEKILAAKRANIKEIILCHENKSDIDEIKAEYLEGLSFHYVKEMSEVLEFALTDQSVKNAKEL, from the coding sequence ATGTCAAATCATAAAATACTAACTATTGACAATCTGTCACTTCAGGAATTTGATTCTGAAGCAGATTTAATTCCACTTTTAACTCCTGAAGACGAGGAGGAAATGAATAATGAATCATTACCTGAATTATTAGCTATATTACCTTTGCGTAACATGGTTCTATTTCCAGGAGTGGTAATCCCAATTACTGCTGGTCGCGATAAATCAATTAAGCTAATTAATGATGCTAACGCAGCGGGTAAGAATATTGGTGTCGTGGCTCAAATTAATGAAGAAGAGGAAGATCCTACTAGAAAAGATATTCATAAAATAGGTACTGTTGCTCGTATTTTGCGAGTTTTAAAAATGCCTGATGGGAATGTTACTGTAATTCTACAAGGTAAAAAGCGCTTTGAAATTGATTCTGTTGTTGAAGAATTACCGTACTTAACAGCTAAAATTAAGGAGGTTCCTGAAAAACGACCTAAGAAAAACGACAGTGAATTTTTAGCAATTCTTGACTCAGTTAAAGAATTAGCAATTCAAATTATTAAGGAAAGTCCAAATATTCCTAGCGAAGCAACCTTCGCGATAAAGAATATTGAGAGCCAGTCATTCTTGATTAATTTTGTTACTTCTAACATGAATTTGTCTGTTAAAGAGAAACAAGATTTGCTAGCTATTAATAAGTTGAAAGATAGAGCGTTAGAAACTCTTCGATATATGAATATCGAGTTGCAAAAACTCGAATTGAAAAATGATATTCAATCTAAAGTACGTTTTGATTTAGATCAACAACAACGCGAATATTTTCTTCATCAGCAAATGAAAACCATCCAAGAAGAACTTGGCGGTGTGTCTCAGGAAGAGGAAATGGATGAAATGTTAGCGAAGTCTTTGACAAAGAAATGGGATGATAAAACCAAGATGCATTTCGAAAAGGAATTGTCTAAAATGCGTCGCATGAATCCTCAAGCGCCTGATTTTGGTATTCAAAGAAATTACTTAGAATTATTTTTAGAATTGCCTTGGAATGAATATTCTAAAGATAATTTTGATTTAAAAAGAGCGCAGAAGATATTAGACAGAGATCATTTTGGTCTTGAAGAGGTTAAAAAGAGAATGATTGAGCATTTAGCCGTTTTAAAATTGCGAAATGATATGAAATCCCCAATTATTTGTTTGACGGGACCTCCGGGAGTTGGTAAAACTTCGATTGGTCGTTCGATTGCCGAATCATTAGGAAGAGAATACGTTCGTATTTCACTTGGTGGTTTGCGTGATGAGTCTGAAATTAGAGGACATAGAAAAACATATATAGGTGCGATGCCGGGGCGAATTATTCAAAGCTTGAAGAAAGCGGGAACATCTAATCCAGTTTTTGTTTTGGATGAAATCGATAAATTATCAAACAGTCATAATGGCGATCCATCATCAGCTTTACTCGAAGTTTTAGATCCAGAGCAGAATAATTCTTTCTATGATAATTTCCTTGAAATGGGTTATGATTTATCAAAAGTGATGTTCATTGCAACATCTAATAATATGGCAGCTATTCAACCCGCACTGCAAGACAGGATGGAAGTGATCAGAATGTCTGGTTACACCATTGAGGAAAAGGTAGAAATTGCGCGTCAGCATTTGTTTCCTAGACAATTGAAAGAGCATGGAATGACCACCAAAGATTTATCAATTGGAAAAAAACAATTGGAAAAAATTGTAGAAGGCTATACTCGTGAATCTGGTGTTCGAAATCTGGAAGCTAAGATTGCCCAAGTAATCCGTAACGCAGCTAAGTCTGTTGCTATGGAAGAAGAGTACAACAAAAAAGTTACGGACGAGAATATTATCAAAATATTGGGTGCTCCAAGATTAGGTCGAGATAAATACGAGAGTAACGATGTTGCCGGAGTAGTTACCGGATTGGCTTGGACTTCAGTTGGAGGTGATATTCTTTTCATAGAATCATTACTTTCTCCTGGAAAGGGAACCATGACTATCACTGGGAACTTAGGTACAGTAATGAAAGAATCAGCTACTATTGCTTTAGAATATATTAAAGCAAATAGTAAACTTTTAGGATTAGATGCTGATATTATTTCAAAATATAACATTCATTTACACGTTCCAGAAGGAGCAACTCCTAAGGATGGACCAAGTGCAGGAATTGCCATGTTGACATCGTTAGTTTCATTGTTTACGCAAAAAAGAGTGAAGAAAAACCTAGCCATGACAGGAGAAATTACTTTACGTGGTAAGGTATTACCTGTAGGTGGAATTAAAGAAAAAATTCTAGCAGCAAAGAGAGCTAATATTAAAGAAATCATTCTATGTCACGAAAATAAAAGTGATATTGACGAAATAAAAGCCGAATATCTAGAAGGACTTTCTTTTCATTATGTAAAGGAAATGAGCGAAGTATTAGAATTTGCTTTAACAGATCAAAGTGTCAAAAACGCTAAGGAACTGTAG